The genomic interval AATGCTGAGTATGTTAATGTAAGGAGAAGACTAACTGCATTAATGCAAACAGATAATTAgtgtttgaaaaagcaaaaatgaatagTTATGCTTAGTGTTTCCACatactactattttttttcctccctgcagtCACATGCTTgattcttttcagtttctgagttGAATAAGATTATCATGTTTCTTTGTACTCTTTAGCAAGCTGGAAACTTGCCTTGTTGGTCTGGAAGTTTTGTCATGGAAGATGGTGTGTCTAATACGCTGAATAGCCTTGGGGAAGAAACAAGTGAGTTCTACAGCATGGATGAGACCCATGGCACATCTGTTCAGCAGAATTCACCACCTAAGTGTTCAACTGTGGAAGCAAATACAATGTTATCATCTCTACAAACCATTCCAGAATTTGCAGAGACACTAGAGCTTATTGAATCTGTAAGTCTGTATTTATTCTAATGAATGTTTATTTAGGAACATCAACTTACAGAATATGTGTAAACTACTCTTAAAATTACCTTATTCTGTACTTGTCTGTAGTTTCACCCACACTGAGGGATTTGTTTTAttacctgttttaaaaaaatgtttaaagtatTCAGTGTTTTAGGATTGTGTGGAAGATGTAGTGACAATAATTCAGTATATAGTTTCTGGAGGTAGAAAGCTGTTGGATTGACTTGGACATTGTGAAATAATCTTGGATAAGCCTGCTAGTGTCTGAGTATTTTGCATCTCGACTTATAGGATCCAGTAGTGTGGAGTGATGTCACCGGTTTTGAGCTTTCAGAGGCTGTTGCATCTCCTGTCAAGCCACCTCCAGTAAAACTAATGAGGATTCAACACAATGAAGTGGCTGCTGAGTGCCAGTATAATGTCAGTGTTGTGCTTGATGGCAAAAAACACAGTAGCGTCACTGGTGAGGAAGAAGCACTTTTTCCAACAACCCCAAACTTAACTAAGTTCAGCACGCCACCTGCTAtcctaagaaagaaaaagagattgcGCGTTGGGCAATCACCAGTTAATGAACTGAATGATGGCTTGTGTAATGATGCCATCAGTGTTGCACTAAAGCATACACCAGTGAAAACACTACCATTTTCTCCATCACAggtgagttttatttttaaatatggcTAAACATTAAGACAGCAGTAGGTGGGTTATAATTTACAAGTACTTTCTTCCCTAGTCATACATTGTGGCCAAAACAAGTATATCCAAAAACTTCTTAAATCATTTGCATAAGGGAATACATATTACACAGAAATAGTTAAATAACCTATTTCCTCTGTTTTGAAGACTAATGGTgtaggggagggggggcaggcagTGACTTATGTCTCAGCTCACACTTTTCTCATGCAAATAATAGAGACCAATTGTCTCTGTGACCTAATTAAGCAGTAGAGATTTTAAGGAGAAGATCAAGGTTTCAGTGATAAATATTGCAAATGTCTTGGAGTATCAAGTCAAGAAAAGTTTTATTGGGATTTGTCAGTAAAAGCCCTTCAGAtatatacataattttttttgttgtactgCTTAGTACAGTGGTGAAGTTTTGTCCTTTAAGGTTGCTTAGGTTTTTGTCTCTTGTGCTTAGTTTTTCAACACTTGCTCTGGAAATGAACAATTTAACCTTGAAAATCCTGCATTTACATCAACTCCAATCTGTGGGCAGAAAGTTCTTATTACGACTCCTCTACACAAGGAAATGACACcaaaagagcaaaaggaaaatgtggggTAGGATTATTACATTAAACATCTGGTGGTGTTGCTCAAAAAACCCAAGTTTTTCTAAACATTGAGAAATTAGTCTGCTTGTGTGCATACTGTAAATGAGTTTTAAAACCCCTAACACTTAAATACTTGTGTATAAACTGGCTTCCTGTTTTTAACATAAAGCGATTTGTACACAgttaaaatctttcattttttaaaatactgaacaaaatCCAATTAAAGTTTAATATACCTGGGGTAACGCTGTGGTGATCTTAATACCTTCAGATTCATGGTGGTGATATCTGTTGTataaattaaagtattttaaaatgtttcttagaTTCATTTTATTACATTACTGTtgataaagtaaaatattaaaatgcatgtaTGAATACTTCTCTATGCTTCAATAGTTTTAGAACTCCCACAATTAGAAGATCTCTTTTGGGTTCAACACCAAGGACGCCAaccccttttaaaaatgctttggctgctcaggaaaaaaagtatggtCCCCTCAAACTTACGGTATGTAATgacaatgtttattttcttctttgttaaaAGTCTTAATGCTCTCTTGTTTTCGAGGTATTGTAAGCCTCAGCATGatttagaaagcattttgtAACAGTGCTGCAGTTTCAGTGACATTCTATATTACCCTAGAGAACAGCTAGAATGTGaatcaaaaatgtttcagattttgtACATTAGACTAGTATCCTGTGTAGTATGGAGGCATTGCCTTTTTGAATGGCATTTGGTACATATAATAATTTGATCTATGGTATTCCTAAACACATTTGTGAgttgttttaaatttgtttaGCCTTGCTAACACTGTGTCTTAGGAGGTGGTAACATTGTCTGAGATTTTAATACTTTAGCattctgttttctcaaaataaatattgtaagTGAGAGAGTGAATGGGTGTGGGTCCTCCTACTGGATAATCTAGTAAGAACAGACTGGTGCAGATGAATATGACTAACTGTTGTTTTAAGCAACTTTCACATTGACTTGAAAAACTGCATTATCTTTGAATCCTCTGGACTATCTAAAAGCTGAgttgttttctgggtttggtgGTTCTATGGTGCTAGGACTGAAACTAGATGTTTACCACAGCATGCTAGtattttgagaatttttttgaTGGAAAGGTGTTTGGAAGTGGTTTATCCTTCCTAGGGGCTTAATTGAGTGATgcctttaattttcttcatcctaaaaatcaaaatcttaTTTTAGCAGTTTATTACTTCTCTGATTCAGATTCTCTGATtcacagaagaatttttttggtTGGCTATGGATTatgttaggggttttttttcctttccctaatGAATTAAATTTTTGCTCTCTTCCTAGCCTAGCTAAGGTATGTTAATGCATAATAACTTTTGGAATTCAGTAGACATATGCTTTTCAAGTTCTGAAAAAATTCCAGCCAATACATATTGACTACTTCttttctgcaaacacagaaggTAGCTCAGACTTTGCCACAGGGCTTGGCACCATCTGTGTTACCCTATAGATTCACGGTCTCTCACTATGCAAATGGAGTGGTTTGGCATTCCTGTTTCTGTCCACTATTAACGTCCTGTTCAAAATCAAATTTTGAGGGCTTAAGGGAATTCTTCTCCTGTTGGTACACAAAGGAGCCATCTGTATGGTTTCTGTGAAATTCTGAACTATACTTAGGACCATAAATGTCTTATTCAAAGGTTTGTGTTAAGATTGATATAAGTTCCTTTCCCAACAACAGTCATACTTTTATAGTACAGTTTTTTAGTATGTttgtatgcatatatacacacacacatatatatttgtgtttAGGGATGTGTTTGGTATGTAATAAAGTGTTTTTATCTCTTTTGTCAGTGGATAACCATTGATAATAAATGCAAACAAGTAGTTTGCACGTTGTCTTCAGTGCCGTCTTGCGTTTTTTGAGGCactgtgtgcatgtatgtattttatcTGGCTAGAAATAATGTGTAGtaaagtgaatttaaaaatctgcataGCCTTGAAATGTTGAGCTGTACTTGTTAACTGCAATAGCTTAAATCCTTTTATCTGTTGCTATACTTTGCAAGATCTCTTTTCTGGCCTATACTAGCTGAGATTAGAACATGGTAAAAACTAGCAACTAATGGActtcctgtgttttctcttccaaTTTTAATTAACTTAGTCACAACCACTTGCCTTCTTGGAGGAAGACATTAGGGAAGTTTTGAAAGAGGAAACTGGAACAGATATATTTCTCAAGGGGGAAGATGACACTGTGTATAAAAGCTGCAAGCAGGAGGTAACATTGCAATAGTAATTTCAAACAGgaaataactgcttttaaataatattttacagtttttctctgcaaaatgtttATTGCAGCACAACTCTTCTAAAAGAGTCAGAAAATCACTGGTCCTAGATCCAtgggaaaaagaagaggttGGTGCCCAGCTCTTCACAGAAGATAATAGTTTAGATGTACACGTAAGTGTTAAACTACAGAAGAGGATCAGTGGCAGCAATTTTAATATAGAACTGAGtatctttcattctttcaacgAAAATAAAGTGTCTGGATTGAAGCTAGATTCATAAATTTAGATAATGAATATCACCTTCAGTTTGAAATACtactttaaatactttaaatactTAAGCAATACTTGAACATTGGGCTTGAATTCATGCATGAATTCTTCCTTTCAGGCCTTCAGAGCAGGACTGGTAATGTGGATGCTTTGCAGATTTGCTGTTATAGCAAACTGCTTCCATGCTGGTTGCCTATAAACTTTAGTATATGAATATTAACATAGGCTGCATCTCGAATGCTGTGGTTTTGGGCCCCTTACTAGAAGAAagatgttgaggtgctggacAATGTCCaaaagaagggcaatgaagctggtaaGAGGTCTAGAGAGCAAGTCTTttgaggagtggctgagggaactgggggtgtttagcctcGGGAAAATGAGGCTCAGGGGGGGACCTTACCGCtttctacagctgcctggaaggaggttgtagcaGGATGGGGGACTACtgcttctcccaagtaacaagcaacaggataAGGGGAAACAGCACCAGatgaggtttagattggatattaggaaaaatgtcttcactgaatgggttgtcaagcattggaacaggctgcccagggaagtggttaaGTCAGCAaccctgaaggtatttaaaagatgtgtagatgtggtgcttagggacatggtttagtggtggacttgatagtgctgggttaacggttggattTGATTATCTTGAGGTCTTTTCTAATCtaacaattctgtgattttacATGTGACGTGCTGAAGCTGTCTGTAATACACCAGGAAGATGGCTTTTGCCCCTGGGTtttggatgtgtgtgtgtgtatgtgtgtggcaGACACATTCTAAAGATACCTAGTGCATAGTAGGCAGCATGTCTGTCTTTTCTGCTCTTCGCATAATAGGGGGATACTTTAAGAAATATCAAGCATGTAGAAGATGAGATTTGTGGGCTTCCTCTGCCTGAAGGAGTTTGAATACTTCTGCCTCAACAACCAAGGCATCAAGAGTTCAGATATGGGGCTGTTTTGGTCCCTTATTCCTTTAAAACGTAGCCCAATATTTTTGCAGTGGATTGTTTGAATAGATGAATCTTTAGTCTTGTAATTTGAAGGAAAGCTTTATTCTAATCTAGTTTTGAATGTATGTACGTGTTTAATTCTGTAAGAGTAAATGTCTGTGACTCTTGGATCAAGTACAGAGTTATATTCAAGAGGTAGGAGCTAAAGGCCTTAAAAAGAACAGGTGCTTAAATCATACCCCTTTCTGATTATTGTAGCTGTTTTTCTAAATTCCCTTCTTAAATGCCCGGTaggctgtgcctgcctgctgggggTCAGGTGCCCTGCCACCTAGTGGGAATTGCCTGCTTCCCGGGAACGTCTCTGTCTCGTGCGGAGCAGCTGCAGCCGTTCAAAACCGAAGCAAAATGCCCAGTGTTCTCTTAGTAATGTTTTGTTATGGCGTGGTATATGGTGCATCACTGATGTTCAGGTTATTAAGCTAAACCAAGATACACTATGATGTTGTGGTACGTTAAAGGCAGTGGACtgggaaaaaattgtttttcctccattttaatGACGGGTGCTGGTATAGCAGGAATATTTGCTCTTAGCAAGAGAGATAGTGGTAGTATCtgatttaagaaagaaaaatgtaccaGTCCCTAAGTAGAAAATATGAGTCCTTGTGATGGTAAGTTTAGGAGTAAGGTCTGAGGTAGAATAAATACGTAAAGGTAGCTTAACACATTTTAGTGGGGTGGTTTTAAAGTGACTAAGTACATATTGCTGCTGTTACTCTCCTCTAATTTAGCTTTCTAAAATCACCATAtacctttcttctgctttgctatAGCGAAGCtggattaatttctttttatttccataaacATTATAAGCAGATAAAGTTTTCTGGAATGATCAATCCAGTGcttatttcagttcttaaaCCAGTTTCTCCCCCTGATGCTGATGTGGTTTTAATGTTGGTTTACTCCACTCTCCTTGTGCTTACTTTTACAAGGGTTGTACTAGAAGTGAACTgcaagcttttttctttagaattgCTCTGTAGTTACCACTTTATCAAGTCTTGTTCTTAACAAAATGTAATCAGCTGAAACATGGATTTATATGAAAGAAACAGTCTACTCAGTAATGCCGAAATCATGCTAGCAGCTATTCGTTTTACTGTGCTCAGTATTGGCTATGAATCCCAGTATAGACCACGCTAATTCTTCATATATTACTCATTACCTTGTCTTTTTGGATTCTTTCCTAGGGTCTTTCTGATAGTATTTGCTTCGTTTAGATTTTAGCTTCTCTGAtcacagcagatttttttgggtttttttttttgttttaaatttaaattaaatactaaTTCTTATTCCTGTTCCCTACCCTCTTTTTTGTCAATAGTCAGAAAATGCATACACCACATCTTTATTAATGATACCATTGTTGGAAATACATGACAACAGATGTAACCTGACATCAGAAAAACAGGATACAAAcccagcaaacacagcaaatgCAGTAAATAAGAAGAAACTGAATGCATGTGCttcaaaaaatgtcaaaatggaGAAAGCTCTTCAGGTCTGGATGCAAAGAATTCTGTTAGTTTTGTCAGCAggttaaaaagattttttttgtttgttttttgtcttgTACTAATGTCTAGAATTGTTCAAGTCAGTGCTCTAATTTCAGTCAGTGTTTCCATGATCCTTATTTCTTCTAAGTTGTTCATTTGTCCATCAAGTGTTTATTCATACTAAGTTCTTTAAATATAACCCTGATGTTTCATTGAGTGGCCTCAGAGATttaaattaactctattccagctgaaaccaggacagtgggggaaaaaaatctggctaGACCTACAGTACAGGTTTGGGTACCCAAGTCTAGCAGTAAGAAAACTTGATTTGGTGCAAACTAAACTTCTCTAGCACATAAGTTTCTCAAATTTCACTGGTGCTTTCTTCATAATAAGCCCAGTGGGTTAAGCAGAGTTCATCCACATTCTGTTTGGTAATTGTTCTTGTAACGTGCCTGTTCTTGTACATCTGTATATTTTCCATACTGTTAAAACCATGGAACCTAGTTTTCCTCTCTGTGTGGCTTGACCACCAGGTTTAGGGAGAGATTCTCTTTGACTTGACTTGGCACCTGTTCCAGCTTGCTTCATAGGAAGTTAATGTATGAAGTTTTTGTGTCTTCTCAAAATATCTACAGGtctgtattaattaaaaaaggtaGGGCACCTGGTGCCTGATATTCCATGTCCCACTTAAATGCTTTAACAATGATGTGTTTTTAAGTACAGAGACAACAGTATTACTTTCTGATCCTTTCTTATGAGAAGAAAGCAAACCTCATTTAATTGTGATATTCCAAAAAAAGAATTAACTGCTGTGAATTGCAGCAAAGGTGAATATATCTGACCCAGAACTATGCTTTTAAGAATACTTAAGAGGAGCTTAATCATCCTATATTCACACAAACGTTCTTATTTAactctttctgctctttctcctgAGAAATTGCCTCTCAGTTTAGTGGCCTCTCTAACCATGAGACTGTTCCATGAATCAAGTCCTGCTAAATTTATAGAGAAACTCAAATGgctaattttctctttgcatctATATGTGGAACTGGTCCTTCGGATCAGTTTCTACCTGAATGTGGGAGGGAGAGAATCTTGCATTCTTCATTATGCTCCAATCTGCTGGTGTCAGGTTCAATCTAGAGCTGCTACAAATCAGCTTGAGATTCAGTAAATCATGTAAACATGCAGGGTTTGCTTCATAGACGAAGCAGGACTAGTAGCTCAATTATTCTTCCGTTCATTATATTTATTCATAATTCCTTTACCATTTCTAATATATTCCCAAAACACCTGACTTATCTTCCACAGCTGTCACTTTGGTTCAGTGAAGTCCTTCACAGTATTCTTTTTCAGCTGCCAAACCATTTTGCCTGCCTTGGTATCTCCAGACAGCTGTCAAtagttatttttctgcctgttggACTTAGCACATTTAAAGGGGAAGATATCCAAAGAGAAGATGACTTAATTAACTTCCTTTTATGTATCAATTGTGGAACTAGTCTCTTTTTaagagaatttttaattttgtgtattAGAACTTGAAGCGTAACACAGATGCAGTACTGGGGGAGCTGGATTAAGGGGTGGGAAGAGAGCTTTGTTGTAGGTTTTATGTATTGTGTTGTAGAACTGAATCTGTCTCAGTAGAATACAGTGTTGCTGGACTTCATTAATTTATTGTTACTTTGAAAGGTTGTATGAGAATTGCTCAAGTATTTTAGGTAAAAGAAtcttttaaacttaattttattttatgcagtCAAATTGTGAATGGGAAGCAGTTGTTtatggaaaaacagaagatcAGCTTATCATGACTGAACAAGCAAGAAGATATCTGAGCACATACACAGCTACCAACAGCACTTCAAGGGCTCTGATACTGTGATGGTCACTGCAACTGACAACCATTTCTTTCCATTGAAACTGACACAATGTTGAAGGCAATTCCAGCACAATACTTCTGAATTAAGTCTTTACTTTGAGACAGTCTGCTAGGGGAAACCTCACAGCTACCTGAAagcctcctttcttcttctgacTGACAAAGAACAAACATGAAGCTCTTGTATTCTATACGAAGGGATAATACAAACAGTTCTGCAATgaatttctttaatattaaagtaaCACGCTAAAATATGATAAAGAATGATAAAATACATTGCAGTACTGACAACACATAGTTTTTAGGtccatttttcatatttattcgTTTGActtgcattgctttttttctgttagtgcATTTTCAGTAGAGTAGGTTTATAGTTTGTTACTGGTTTCCAAATGAGTAACATACATGACTGAATGTGCTTTTGCTTATGTAGCGTTTTTCTAGTATATAAAGAAACACGATGGAAAGGAGTGTAAAGGAAAGATAGAAAGTTGCACTACTAATTTTTTGGTATGCTgcaaaacaatgaaattaaCTACAgtgttaaatatatttatttgcaaatggTACTAGAAGTAGGCAGAGGGGGGTGAATTAGGTTTTAGTGTAAAGcatcagtattttcttcataaatctCAAAATGAGATGATTGTTGAATGTATTGTACAGTATGTAGGAATGGGGAATTTTGTAAATTGGAAAGGAGTctgtttttataatttattttcattttgaagcttAAATGTAGATATTTATATGTATGCAGGTTGTCTAGAAGCCAACGTTGTTTCCTGTTAAAacagctaaaatgaaaaaaggacaAGTTTAAAGTATGGAATAGCAGAAGAATTACAGTGGTGAAGTGTACAAATCTATGCTGTATGTTACATCTACATAAAAATTGCACTATAACCCTTAAATCACGTTGGTCTACAAAATAATTACAAGGTATACCTGTATTATACAGCAGCTGTTCCTGTACcttgtttaaatatatttagaaaggAATGGTGGCATCCTGTATATGACCCAGGAGTACTTCATTCTGCATAGGAGCTAAAAacttaatgcattttaattttatttaaaaaaaaaccaacaacaacaaaaaaccaacacaaaaacaaaaagcaccaaACTTGGCACCTTGGATCTCAAAACAATTGT from Falco biarmicus isolate bFalBia1 chromosome 3, bFalBia1.pri, whole genome shotgun sequence carries:
- the MYBL1 gene encoding myb-related protein A isoform X1 is translated as MAKRPCSEEDYDLLYVDHDYEAPQQKGLKKICNRVKWTREEDERLKKLVEQNGTDDWAFIASHLQNRSDFQCQHRWQKVLNPELIKGPWTKEEDQRVIELVQKYGPKRWSLIAKHLKGRIGKQCRERWHNHLNPEVKKSSWTEEEDRIIYEAHKRLGNRWAEIAKLLPGRTDNSIKNHWNSTMRRKVEQEGYLQDGIKSERASSSELQPKPSLTMEHLHTQNQFYLPVQTHIPAYQYASPEGSCLEHASASSNLVQQSFIDDDPDKEKKIKELELLLMSAENEIRRKRVPSQAGNLPCWSGSFVMEDGVSNTLNSLGEETSEFYSMDETHGTSVQQNSPPKCSTVEANTMLSSLQTIPEFAETLELIESDPVVWSDVTGFELSEAVASPVKPPPVKLMRIQHNEVAAECQYNVSVVLDGKKHSSVTGEEEALFPTTPNLTKFSTPPAILRKKKRLRVGQSPVNELNDGLCNDAISVALKHTPVKTLPFSPSQFFNTCSGNEQFNLENPAFTSTPICGQKVLITTPLHKEMTPKEQKENVGFRTPTIRRSLLGSTPRTPTPFKNALAAQEKKYGPLKLTSQPLAFLEEDIREVLKEETGTDIFLKGEDDTVYKSCKQEHNSSKRVRKSLVLDPWEKEEVGAQLFTEDNSLDVHSNCEWEAVVYGKTEDQLIMTEQARRYLSTYTATNSTSRALIL
- the MYBL1 gene encoding myb-related protein A isoform X2, translating into MAKRPCSEEDYDLLYVDHDYEAPQQKGLKKICNRVKWTREEDERLKKLVEQNGTDDWAFIASHLQNRSDFQCQHRWQKVLNPELIKGPWTKEEDQRVIELVQKYGPKRWSLIAKHLKGRIGKQCRERWHNHLNPEVKKSSWTEEEDRIIYEAHKRLGNRWAEIAKLLPGRTDNSIKNHWNSTMRRKVEQEGYLQDGIKSERASSSELQPKPSLTMEHLHTQNQFYLPVQTHIPAYQYASPEGSCLEHASASSNLVQQSFIDDDPDKEKKIKELELLLMSAENEIRRKRVPSQAGNLPCWSGSFVMEDGVSNTLNSLGEETSEFYSMDETHGTSVQQNSPPKCSTVEANTMLSSLQTIPEFAETLELIESDPVVWSDVTGFELSEAVASPVKPPPVKLMRIQHNEVAAECQYNVSVVLDGKKHSSVTGEEEALFPTTPNLTKFSTPPAILRKKKRLRVGQSPVNELNDGLCNDAISVALKHTPVKTLPFSPSQFFNTCSGNEQFNLENPAFTSTPICGQKVLITTPLHKEMTPKEQKENVGFRTPTIRRSLLGSTPRTPTPFKNALAAQEKKYGPLKLTSQPLAFLEEDIREVLKEETGTDIFLKGEDDTVYKSCKQEHNSSKRVRKSLVLDPWEKEEVGAQLFTEDNSLDVHSENAYTTSLLMIPLLEIHDNRCNLTSEKQDTNPANTANAVNKKKLNACASKNVKMEKALQSNCEWEAVVYGKTEDQLIMTEQARRYLSTYTATNSTSRALIL